In one window of Flavobacterium ginsengisoli DNA:
- a CDS encoding DUF4142 domain-containing protein: protein MKKLLLAGKAILGAGLIIIFLQSCKNETKQEDPKEVAEDANEAKFDSIDSKEDDSEFLVDQAEINLAEIEIGKLAQTKSTNAEVKKFGKMLVDEHTKSASEVSALAKTKNFTLPTSLTEEGQEEYNKLNEKSGVDFDKKFADMMIDGHEKAIKKLEKAAKDANDQEVRTWASNNIAGLTAHLQHAKMLKQNLDKK, encoded by the coding sequence ATGAAAAAGTTATTATTAGCCGGAAAAGCCATTTTAGGAGCAGGACTTATCATTATATTCCTTCAATCTTGTAAAAACGAAACCAAACAGGAAGATCCAAAAGAAGTTGCTGAAGATGCAAACGAAGCAAAATTTGATTCTATTGACAGCAAAGAAGATGACTCTGAATTTTTAGTAGATCAAGCCGAAATTAATTTAGCTGAAATAGAAATTGGTAAACTGGCTCAAACAAAAAGTACTAACGCCGAAGTGAAAAAATTTGGTAAAATGCTTGTCGATGAGCACACTAAATCGGCTTCTGAAGTGAGTGCTTTAGCAAAAACAAAAAACTTTACTCTGCCAACTTCCTTAACTGAAGAAGGTCAAGAAGAATACAATAAACTAAACGAAAAATCTGGTGTTGATTTTGATAAAAAATTTGCCGACATGATGATTGACGGTCACGAAAAAGCTATCAAAAAACTAGAAAAAGCCGCAAAAGACGCAAACGATCAAGAAGTAAGAACTTGGGCTTCTAACAATATTGCAGGTTTAACAGCGCATTTACAACACGCTAAAATGCTAAAACAAAACCTTGACAAAAAGTAA